The following proteins are co-located in the Solea solea chromosome 21, fSolSol10.1, whole genome shotgun sequence genome:
- the LOC131448632 gene encoding peroxiredoxin-like 2A — protein sequence MAGGVVAEVAASVFGLITAVMNFFTNMFLTPPLSATIKHLEEAELKTLTGEPKTIRAKSLWETSGAVIMAVRRPGUFLCREEAAELSSLKPQLDELGVPLYAVVKEDIGTEVQNFRPYLKGEIFLDEKKRFYGPLERKMGLLAFLRPGVWLSGLRAFNKGFMGNIMGEGFVLGGVFVIGREEQGILLEHREIEFGDKVNIEEVLRAARRIPQELLSLEK from the exons ATGGCAGGGGGAGTCGTGGCCGAAGTCGCGGCCTCTGTCTTCGGCCTCATCACGGCTGTCATGAATTTCTTCACGAACATGTTTCTGACTCCGCCGCTGAGCGCCACCATCAAACATTTGGAGGAAGCAGAGCTGAAAACTTTGACAGGAG AACCGAAAACCATCAGAGCCAAATCTCTGTGGGAGACGTCTGGAGCTGTCATCATGGCAGTACGGAGGCCTGGATGATTTTTGTGCAGAGAG GAGGCTGCAGAGCTGTCCTCTCTGAAACCCCAGCTGGATGAGCTCGGGGTCCCTCTGTACGCTGTGGTGAAGGAGGACATCGGCACCGAGGTCCAGAACTTCAGACCGTACTTGAAAGGGGAGATTTTCTTGGATGAGAag AAGCGCTTTTATGGACCTCTTGAGCGGAAGATGGGTCTGCTGGCGTTCCTTCGTCCTGGGGTGTGGTTGAGTGGCCTGAGGGCGTTTAATAAGGGCTTCATGGGAAATATTATGGGAGAGGGCTTTGTCCTCGGTGGGGTCTTCGTCATTGGAAGAGAAGAGCAG GGAATACTTCTGGAGCACAGAGAAATCGAGTTTGGGGATAAAGTAAACATTGAAGAAGTCCTCCGAGCTGCAAGGAGAATCCCACAGGAGCTTCTGTCACTAGAAAAATAA